One genomic segment of Pongo abelii isolate AG06213 chromosome 13, NHGRI_mPonAbe1-v2.0_pri, whole genome shotgun sequence includes these proteins:
- the TMEM250 gene encoding transmembrane protein 250 — protein MPVMPIPRRVRSFHGPHTTCLHAACGPVRASHLARTKYNNFDVYIKTRWLYGFIRFLLYFSCSLFTAALWGALAALFCLQYLGVRVLLRFQRKLSVLLLLLGRRRVDFRLVNELLIYGIHVTMLLVGGLGWCFMVFVDM, from the coding sequence ATGCCGGTCATGCCCATTCCGCGGCGGGTGCGCTCCTTCCACGGCCCGCACACCACCTGCCTGCATGCGGCCTGCGGGCCCGTGCGCGCCTCCCACCTGGCCCGCACCAAGTACAACAACTTCGACGTGTACATCAAGACGCGCTGGCTGTACGGCTTCATCCGCTTCCTACTCTACTTCAGCTGCAGCCTGTTCACTGCGGCGCTCTGGGGTGCGCTGGCCGCCCTCTTCTGCCTACAGTACCTGGGCGTTCGGGTCCTGCTGCGCTTCCAGCGCAAGCTGTCggtgctgctgttgctgctgggcCGCCGGCGCGTGGACTTCCGCCTGGTGAACGAGCTGCTCATCTACGGCATCCACGTCACCATGCTGCTGGTCGGGGGCCTGGGCTGGTGCTTCATGGTCTTCGTGGACATGTGA